The following DNA comes from Eretmochelys imbricata isolate rEreImb1 chromosome 2, rEreImb1.hap1, whole genome shotgun sequence.
TATTAAAATTGCAAATAGTTGAAGTCATTTTAGACCCAGCAATTGGGAAACAAATGTCTTCAATCACAAAATTTATTCTCAGTGTATTTTCAACTTCTTGAATTTTCATAAATTCAAAAGCTTTACATATTTTAGCTATTTTAATTCTATTAGTTATTATAAATCTAAGCATACATGAATTTGCAAAAGTGGAGGAAGAATTAAGCAGCTGTATAATACCCTgggttcttttcttttattattggCAAAATTAAAGGAATCTTTGAGGCTCACAAATGATTTTTGTGCAAAAGATTAGAAATGTGCTGGATATTTGCATCATCTGCACATAAGGAGTGAACTATATAGTCATAGATAATGTACTTTGTAAAAAGATTGAAAAGAGATTTTTGCATGAAACTTTCCAAATCCATTTTACAGCTGCTATTTTGCACAGCCCACATTCtatcaaaataaaacacaaactcaTGTTTCAAGGAGCCTGAAAATGCATCTCCTACACGCTACAGTATATTGTTTAGTTGACATAGACAACCCCTAGTAAAATCTGTAACTCAGTGGAGATATCTGCCAATTGAACAGACACAGATGATGCACATAAGATTCATACAGAAGTGCACTAACAATAAGCTTTTGCATATAAAACCATCCCTTAAGAAGAGATTGTGCTTGAAACTCTTTTATAGCtacagtatttttgtttgttatgtTTAAGAGGCACTGCATAAATATGAAGTTAGTCACCTAATGCACTTAATATTTCTCAATTGAGGACTACTGCAGCTTTACTCTATGTCTAGGTGCTGATTATACTTTGGTTTGCTTTACAGTAGTAACATTGCACTGGCAACACAGGTGATACTAAGAGGAAAGCTGGAGACACTGCCAACTGGAGGATCGAAACAAATAGTTCACTCTTTTACTTCTTTTCATGCTTCTTGGTTAATTCCCCTCTTTCTAACTGCAGACTCACACTGCTGTTTACTTTCTTCTCCTGTTGTTGGCTCTCCTGAGAGACTTGCTGAACTGCCTGCAGGATGGCAGTTTGCACAATCTGTTTGCTGGCATTCTGTAACGCAACTTCTTCTTGTTCATTTCCAGATTTCtcacctacaaaaaaaaaagtttgaaaaaaaggAA
Coding sequences within:
- the AKAIN1 gene encoding A-kinase anchor protein inhibitor 1 is translated as MVFAPGEKSGNEQEEVALQNASKQIVQTAILQAVQQVSQESQQQEKKVNSSVSLQLERGELTKKHEKK